A single region of the Pararge aegeria chromosome 18, ilParAegt1.1, whole genome shotgun sequence genome encodes:
- the LOC120631816 gene encoding uncharacterized protein LOC120631816 — protein MGDENQVSMTTTKVEQPSRLVFKNCCFCIPLKTGCLILGYFYLISSIVVLLMTGFGLSFIVTMLHHVADAIKPLMITLVVLGSIILVLILIALPFNILLLIGLHKEKKNYIKIYLIFQLVFTILSILLRITGVILSMGGYLTGALTTLVYAVINIYYLIVIRSYYLKMSKGAKNVPAQLYQDGCVVIATTV, from the exons ATGGGGGATGAAAACCAAGTTTCAATGACAACAACAAA GGTGGAACAACCGTCCCGGCTTGTCTTCAAAAATTGCTGTTTTTGTATTCCCCTGAAGACCGGATGCCTTATACTcggctatttttatttg ATCAGCAGCATCGTGGTATTACTTATGACAGGCTTCGGACTATCTTTCATTGTTACAATGTTACATCACGTTGCTGACGCAATAAAACCATTAATGATAACACTTGTTGTACTAGGATCGATAATACTAGTATTAATACTGATTGCATTACCGTTTAACATACTCCTCCTCATTGGATTACATAAG GAGAAGAAAAACTACATCAAAATCTACCTCATTTTTCAGTTGGTCTTCACAATTTTATCTATACTTTTACGAATTACCGGAGTGATTTTATCCATGGGCGGATATCTTACCGGGGCTTTAACAACCTTGGTCTATGCTG TTATAAACATCTATTACCTTATTGTGATAAGAAGCTATTATTTGAAGATGTCTAAGGGCGCGAAAAACGTGCCAGCCCAGCTGTACCAAGATGGCTGCGTGGTTATCGCGACAACAGTCTAA